From the genome of Alcanivorax sp.:
ACTCTGGAATACGGAGTACGACTGTGGGTCAGTGAACGGCCCCTGCGCTATGCCCGCAGCTTCTACGGTATCGTGGACCTGCTCTCTATCATTCCCACCTACCTGAGTCTGGTGGTCGCCGGCTCCAACTACCTGCTTACCATCCGTGCGCTGCGGGTATTGCGGGTTTTCCGGGTAATGAAGCTGGTGAAGTTTATGGGCGAAGCCAACCAGCTGGGCCTGGCGCTGGTGCGTACCCGTCGCAAAATCGCCATCTTCATGTTCTCAGTGTTTGTGGTGATCGTGATTTTTGGCAGCATCATGTATGTGGTGGAAGGACCAAAGAACGGTTTCACCAGTATCCCACGAAGCATTTACTGGGCCATCGTCACCATTACCACCGTCGGCTATGGTGACATCTCCCCGAATACGCCGCTGGGTCAGTTGATTGCCTCCCTGGCGATGATCACTGGCTATGCCATCATCGCGGTACCCACCGGTATTGTGACTGCGGAAATATCAGCCGCCCGCACCAGCATGCAGTACGAGCGCGAGTGCACTGGCTGCCACCGACATTCTCACGACCCGGATGCGAGATTCTGCAAGCAGTGCGGGACAGAATTGCCGAAGTTGTCGTTGAAGGGGAAGGAATGACAGCTGGGAGCTTCGAGCTATTGGCTACGAGTTTCGAGAAGCAGCGTTCAGGAGGGAGTCTAGATTTAAAAAGCGCGAAGTGATGCCATGACAAGCTGCCCTACGCACTTCCAGGTGTGGTCGGGATTACCCGATCTCGTAAGCGGATAGCGGCGCGGAGTTGGATCTTTACGGATGGAACCAACCCTTCCCGCGCCTTTCAACTTTAAAGTTTCAACTCATTCCTCATATCAAACCATGCTCTATGAGCACCTCAATAAACAACGAGGGCTCCGGGCGGACCCGGTAATTGTCTGTCAAGTGCTGATAGATCAACCGCCCCTCCCCATCCAGAATCAGTACCGTTGGCATCGAGGTATCGCTGTCGTATCCCAATACTTCCAACCCGGCCGGGGTACCACCACTGTCGAGAATGCCCAACATCTTTGCCGCCCGGTTGTTGTCATCGCGAAGGAAATCGAACTCCACGGAAAACTGTTTGGCCAATGCCGCAGACTGGGCATGGGACTGCGGGCTCACCAGCGCCACCCGCACCCCTTTTTCCTGCAGGAACTGATACTGCCCAGCGATTTCCCGAATCTGTGCCATGCACAGCGGACACCAGTTGCCGCGATAGAACATCAGTATCACGGGATTACCGGCGAATGCTTGCGGGGTGACATGTTTTCCTTCGAGATCGGTAAAGCTGACACCAGGTAACGGTTTACCCACTTCAGTAGCGATGGAGCGTTGTTGGTAACGGCTGTACCAGCGGATATACAAATGCACACCCACCAGGTTCAGCACCGCCAATGTACTCATCAGCCAGCAGGCTTTACCCACAGCGAACAGAGCGAGCACTACGACCGTGCCCAGCAAGGTTGGCCAGAATACCCACGGCAGGTCAGCGCTGGTACGCGCTGTAGGGAACAGGAAAAGACGCGCCAGAAAAAGAATCAAGGGCACGGCAGGCAGCAGCAGCGTGACCCCATAAGGATTACTACTGACCGTCAGCCAGACGGCAACCAGCACAGTGATCACCGCAAGGGAAATCTGTGCGGAAATAAACAGAGACTTGAGACTTTTCATGGAGACCCCGGCAGACATTTGCAGATTGGATGCCTGCCGGGGCGGGATGTTACAGGGTTATACTGTGCTGGTGGCGAGCAGATCTTTCAGCTCAGGAATACAGGAGCCACAGTTGGTGCCGGCCTTGCAGCATTGGCCTATGGCGTCCACCGAGTCTGCCCCCTCTTCCACGTGGGCTTCGATGGTCTTTTGTCTTACCTGATGACAACTACAGATCACCGGCCCCAGATCCGGGCCGGCGTCTGCGGGTTGCCCTGCCAGGATGGACAGGGGTTGCACGTCCTGTTCATCGGCAAAGCAGCTTGCCAGCCATTCCACATCACACAGCGGCAATTGCTCACCAATCGCCAGCCAGGCGATCAGCTTGCCATCGGCATCCAGCGCTGCACGGCGGAAATGGCCCGTTGAAGGATCATTGAGGGCCAGCCATTGCGCCGCCTCCGGCATCCATTCATGGAGCTGTTGTTCGGTTAGGTCCGCATCGCCGGCCAGCCGATAGCGCTGTACCTGGCCCGCCTGCAAGAATGCATCGACGGGAACTCGGGCCCAGTACTCCACGGCAGGCGGGGTAGCCGCCGTGAACAACCAGCCATGCCAGCGGGGTTGCCAGTCGCTGACATTGACCGGCGTATGCTTGAACGCCGGCTGGCCGGAATGCGGATCCAAACGTGCCGGTACCAGGGCATCCACCCTGGCCCGGCGAGAAAACTGATCAGTCCAGTGCATGGGCATGAAGGCAGTGCCAGGACGTTGCCCGGCATCGCTCTTCACCCGCACCAGTGCATCACCGACCTTGCTGGTGAGACGCACAAAGCCGCCTTCGCTCAGTCGATAACGCTCGATGTCCTTGGGGTGCAGTGCCGTAAAGGGTTCGCTCAGGTGGGCAAACAAGCGCCCCGCACGACCGGTGCGGGTCATGGTGTGCCACTGGTCGCGAATACGGCCACTGTTAAGGATGATCGGAAAGGCTTCACCGATCTTGTGTACCACCGGGTTCTCGCAGACGATGAAACGGGCACGATGATCCGGGGTGGAAAACTGGCCGTCGCCAAAACAGCGGGCGCCACCATTCAACGGCCACTGCTGTGGCTGCCAGTTTTCATATTGGTCGGCGCTCAGTGCCGCAGCGGCAGTCAGGTCGAGCCGCTTGCCATACCGGCCTGCCAGCGCGGTGAGCGCCGAATACTCGGCAAAGATTTCATGTTCGTGTTGGTAGCCAAATGCATTCTCATAACCCATCCGACGGGCGACTTCAGTGATGATCCACCAGTCGGCTTTTGCGTCACCCGGTGCCTGCACGAAAGGCCGCTGCCGCGACACACACCGCTCGGAGTTGGTGACCATGCCGGATTTCTCCCCCCACCCCAGCGCTGGCAGACGGATATCGGCACAGGCCAGGGTATCGCCACTGGCCACACAATCGGACACCACCACGGTATCGCAGGCCATCAGGGCATGGCGCACACGGTCCGCTTCTGGCAGGGAATCCACCGGATTGGTAGCCATGATCCAGACCGCTTTCACCTGACCACTTTCCACCGCGTTGAACAAATCCACAGCGGTGAGACCATTCTCTTTGGCCAGATTTTCGGTCTGCCAGAAGTCGGCTACCGCTGCGTGGTGTTCAGGATTATCAATATCCAGATGCACCGCCAGCTGATTGGCAAGGCCGCCCACTTCCCTGCCCCCCATGGCGTTGGGCTGGCCGGTGATGGAGAACGGACTGGCGCCCGGCTTGCCTACCCGGCCGGTGGCCAGGTGAGCATTAATAATGGCATTACCCTGATCGGAACCATTACGCGCCTGGTTAACCCCCTGGGAAAAGACCGTCACGGTTTTGTCGCAGGCCGCAAACCAGTGATAGAAGGTGGTCAGGTCAACCTTGGAAACGCCGAGATGTGTGGCCAGCGCATCCCAGTCATTGCCCTGTTGCCTCGCCGTAGCCAGCGCAGCATCAAAGCCGTTGGTATGCTCGGCAATGTAGTCGTTGTCCAGAGCGTTGTGATCATCCAGCCAGGTCAGCAGACCATTGAACAACGGCACATCTTGCCCCGGGCGTACTGCAATGTGCAGGTCGGCAAGGTCACAGGTGGCAGTGCGACGGGGGTCAATCACCACCACTTTCATTTCCGGCCGCGCCTGTTTGGCTGCCGCAATACGCTGGTACACGATGGGATGGGCCCAGGCAGTGTTGGAACCGGTGAGAATCACCAGATCGGCAATTTCCAGATCTTCATAACAGCCTGGCACCACGTCTTCGCCAAAAGCACGCTTGTGCGCCACCACCGCGCTACTCATGCACAGGCGGGAATTGGTATCGATATTGGCACTACCGATGTAGCCCTTCATCAACTTGTTGGCGACGTAATAGTCTTCCGTGAGCAGCTGACCGGATACGTAGAAGGCCACCGCATCCGGACCGTGCTCATCGACAATACGGCGAAAACGGCTGGCCACTTCATTCAGGGCATGGTCCCAGCTGGCACGAAGGCCATCGATTTCAGGATGCAGCAGGCGATCCTGATCGCCCAGGGTTTCCAGCACGGAGGAGCCCTTCACACACAGGCGGCCACTATTGGCGGGATGAATCTCATCACCCTGCAGGCTGCTGCCATCGGTACGGATACCGCAACCAACACCACAGTAAGGACAGGTGGTACAGATACTACTCATGCGGCAATTTCCTCCTCGCCGTCACCGCGCTTGCCTGCTGCCTTGCAGAACGCCTCCCCCATCAACAGGATCTGGCGCAACGAGGTAATGTCGGTGCGTTCCCGCCACAGGTTTTCGTAAAAGGCTGCATCGGTGACATCGCCATACAACACCATGCCGACGATCCGGTTTTCCACCACCTGCAGGCGACGATAACTGCCCGGCAGCGCCAGCTGCAGGGTCTCGCCTTCGCCTTCAAAATCGCCGAATGACACCAGGTCGATACCGGAAATTTTGAGTCGGGTAGCACTGTCGGCAAACAGGTAACGACGGTGCCCCAGTTCTGCCAGGTGGCTGGCACAGACCGCTGCCTGTTCATACAGCGGTGCCACCAGACCAAAGGTGCGGTTACGGTGCTCCACGCATTCGCCAATGGCATAAATGGCAGGGTCGAACGTTTGCAAGGTGTCATCCACACGCACACCTTGGTTAACGCTCAAGCCTGCCTGAAAGGCCAGTTCAGTCCGCGGGACAATACCCACGGCCTGAACCACATAGTCGGCTGGCAGGCGCTGGCCATCAGCTAAAATCACTGCCGACACCGCTCCCTGATTGTTTCCTTGAAGAGACGCGGTGCGCGCCTGCATGACGAATTTCACGCCACGCTGTTCCAGGTCGGCCTGCAGACGATGCCCGGCGGCTTCGTCCAGTTGCTGATTCAGCAGATGGCCGCGGCTGTGCACCAGGGTCACATCGTGTCCCTGCTTCACCAGCGCGTCGGCGGCCTCCAGCCCTAAAAAGCCGCCGCCCACGACCACCACACGGGCAACCGGGAGCGACAACAACTTGCGGACGTCATAGAGATCGCGAAAGCTCATGACGCCCTGTAATTCGACACCCTCAACGGGTAACTTGCGGGGCGCAGCCCCGGTAGCCAGCACCAGGCGGTCGTAGTCCAGCTTGTGGCCGGCGGCGGTGACCACCTGACGACGGTGGCGGCGGATAGCCACCACCGGTGAACCGGTTATGAGTCGAATATTCCGGTCCCGGTACCACTGGTGCGGGTGGGTGGTGATAGCGGTTTCATCCGTTCCACCACCCAGCAAGGGCGACAGCATGACCCGGTTGTAACCGGCAAAGGGCTCCTCGCCGACGACGGTGATCTGATACAGATCCGGCGCCAACCGAGTGACCTCTTCCAGCAGGCGGATCGCCGCCATACCGTTGCCGATAACTACCAGTTTCTTCATTACTGCCTGGCCCTCAATGGTCAGTTAGCTGCCGAAGTGGCAACTTCGATGACGTCGCCTTCCACCCGAACCGGATAGACATTCAAGGTGACGGTTTCATCTTCGAGACACTGACCGGTTTCCAGATCAAAATGCTGCTTGTAGATCGGAGAGGCGACCACTTTCCTGTCGCCCAATGATCCCAGCAGCCCACGGCTCAGCACATTTGCGTGGCTGAACGGGTCCATGTTGTCCAGCGCAAAGAACTGGCCATCACGGGTGCAGAACAAGGCGGCCTGACCACTGGGCAGGCGCACACCCACCCCGGTTCCCGGCAACACATCACTGACATGACAAACGGCTTTCCATTCCACCGCTACGGAACTGTTCATGATCAGGCCTCCTCGACCAGTTCGATGCGCTCGTTCTCGTAGGCCGGACGACGCTGGCCACGCTCACGCACATACTTGAGGTTGTCATCGGTGGCATCATCGTTGACGAAGTGCTTGAAGCGTTTCACCGCTTCTTCGTCTTCGATGGTGGTCTTCCATTCGCACTGGTAAGTGCCGATGACATGCTTCATCTGCGCTTCCAGTTCTTCACCGATTCCCAGGGAATCATTGATGATCACGTCTTTCAGGTAATCCAGACCGCCTTCCAGGTTTTCCATCCATACGCTGGTGCGCTGCAGGCGGTCAGCGGTCTTGATGTAGAACATCAGGAAACGGTCGGTGTACTTGATCAGCTCTTCGTCGCTGAGATCGGACGCGAACAGATCCGCGTGACGGGGGCGCATGCCGCCGTTACCACAGACATACAGGTTCCAGCCTTTCTCGGTGGCGATCACGCCCACATCCTTGCTCTGCGCTTCAGCACATTCGCGGGTACAACCACTGACGGCGAACTTGAGTTTGTGCGGGCTGCGCAAGCCCTTGTAGCGTTCTTCAATCTGGATGGCGGTGCCCACCGAGTCCTGTACGCCATAACGACACCAGGTAGACCCTACACAGGATTTCACAGTCCGCACGGACTTGCCGTAGGCGTGACCGGTTTCGAAACCGGCATCCACCAGGATCTTCCAGATCTCGGGAAGTTGATCCACCCGGGCACCGAACAGATCGACCCGCTGACCACCGGTGATCTTGGTGTAGAGGTCATATTTCTTGGCCACTTCACCGAGCACGATCAGCTTGTCCGGGGTGATCTCACCACCGGCCACACGGGGCACGATGGAATAGGTGCCATCACGCTGCATGTTGCCGAGGAAGTAGTCGTTGGTGTCCTGCAGGCCCGCGTGAGGTTTCTCCAGCACATAGTCGTTCCAGCAGGAAGCAAGCACGGAGCCCACGGTGGGCTTGCAGATATCACAACCATCACCGCTGCCGTGTTTTTCCAGCAGCTCATCGAACGTCTTGATCTCGCCGACACGAACCAGGTGATAGATTTCTTCACGGGAATACGCAAAGTGTTCGCACAGGTGGTTGTTCACTTCCACACCGCGCTTTTCCAGTTCGCTATCCAGCACCTGTTTCACCAGTGCCGCACAACCACCACAGGTGGCCGATGCCTTGGTACAGGTCTTCAGGTCACCCACGGTCATGGCGCCATCATCGATGGCGGCACACAGGTCACCCTTGGACACGTTGTTACAAGAACAGATCTGGGCAGTATCAGGTAACGCATCGGCACCCAGCAGCGGCGCGCCATCGGACACCGGCGCCACCAAGGCCGCCGGATCGCCGGGCAGGTCCATCTCGTTGAGGCACAGTTGCAGCAGGTTGCCGTAATCGGCGGCATCCCCTACCAGCACGGCACCCAGCAGTTTCTTGCCACACTCGCTGATCACGGCTTTCTTGTAGATGCCGGCACTCTGGTCCATGAACACGGTGCTGCGGCAGCCCGGAGTGTTGCCGTGAGCATCGCCGATGGAGGCTACATCCACGCCCATCAACTTGAGCTTGGTGCTCATGTCAGCACCCAGGAACGCATTTTCCTGCTTGCCCATCAGGTGTTCCGCGGCCACTTCAGCCATCTGGTAGCCAGGCGCCACCAGACCATAAATGCGGCCATTCCAGAGGGCCACTTCGCCGATAGCGTAGATGTCATCATCGGAGGTCACACAGTGATCGTTGACCACGATACCGCCGCGCTCACCCAGTTCCAGTTCACAGGCACGACCCAGCGCATCCTGAGGGCGGATACCGGCGGAGAACACGATCACATCCGTTTCCAGGTGCTTGTCGTCGCCGAAGTTCATGCGGTGATTGCAGCTTTCACCATCCACAATTTCCTGGGTGCCGGTGCTGGTGTGCACCGTCACGCCCAGTTCCTGAATCTTGTCTTTCAGCAGCGCACCGCCGAAGTCATCCACCTGCACGGCCATCAGACGCGGAGCAAATTCCACTACGTGGGTTTCCAGCCCCAGGTCATGCAGCGCCTTGGCCGCTTCCAGACCGAGCAGACCACCGCCAACCACGGTACCTACTTTGCCGTCCTTACTGGCGGCAATCATGGCATCCAGATCATCGATGGTGCGGTAAACGAAACAGTTATCGCGATCGTTGCCGGGAATCGGCGGAACGAACGGGT
Proteins encoded in this window:
- the nirD gene encoding nitrite reductase small subunit NirD, which codes for MNSSVAVEWKAVCHVSDVLPGTGVGVRLPSGQAALFCTRDGQFFALDNMDPFSHANVLSRGLLGSLGDRKVVASPIYKQHFDLETGQCLEDETVTLNVYPVRVEGDVIEVATSAAN
- the nirB gene encoding nitrite reductase large subunit NirB translates to MAKQQLLLIGHGMVGQRYLEALVTQGGREQFDITVLCEEPLPAYDRVGLTSYFSGKTADDLSLVPEGFFEEHDISLKLKTRADSIDRAAKTVTTNTGETLSYDKLVLATGSYPFVPPIPGNDRDNCFVYRTIDDLDAMIAASKDGKVGTVVGGGLLGLEAAKALHDLGLETHVVEFAPRLMAVQVDDFGGALLKDKIQELGVTVHTSTGTQEIVDGESCNHRMNFGDDKHLETDVIVFSAGIRPQDALGRACELELGERGGIVVNDHCVTSDDDIYAIGEVALWNGRIYGLVAPGYQMAEVAAEHLMGKQENAFLGADMSTKLKLMGVDVASIGDAHGNTPGCRSTVFMDQSAGIYKKAVISECGKKLLGAVLVGDAADYGNLLQLCLNEMDLPGDPAALVAPVSDGAPLLGADALPDTAQICSCNNVSKGDLCAAIDDGAMTVGDLKTCTKASATCGGCAALVKQVLDSELEKRGVEVNNHLCEHFAYSREEIYHLVRVGEIKTFDELLEKHGSGDGCDICKPTVGSVLASCWNDYVLEKPHAGLQDTNDYFLGNMQRDGTYSIVPRVAGGEITPDKLIVLGEVAKKYDLYTKITGGQRVDLFGARVDQLPEIWKILVDAGFETGHAYGKSVRTVKSCVGSTWCRYGVQDSVGTAIQIEERYKGLRSPHKLKFAVSGCTRECAEAQSKDVGVIATEKGWNLYVCGNGGMRPRHADLFASDLSDEELIKYTDRFLMFYIKTADRLQRTSVWMENLEGGLDYLKDVIINDSLGIGEELEAQMKHVIGTYQCEWKTTIEDEEAVKRFKHFVNDDATDDNLKYVRERGQRRPAYENERIELVEEA
- a CDS encoding nitrate reductase, with the translated sequence MSSICTTCPYCGVGCGIRTDGSSLQGDEIHPANSGRLCVKGSSVLETLGDQDRLLHPEIDGLRASWDHALNEVASRFRRIVDEHGPDAVAFYVSGQLLTEDYYVANKLMKGYIGSANIDTNSRLCMSSAVVAHKRAFGEDVVPGCYEDLEIADLVILTGSNTAWAHPIVYQRIAAAKQARPEMKVVVIDPRRTATCDLADLHIAVRPGQDVPLFNGLLTWLDDHNALDNDYIAEHTNGFDAALATARQQGNDWDALATHLGVSKVDLTTFYHWFAACDKTVTVFSQGVNQARNGSDQGNAIINAHLATGRVGKPGASPFSITGQPNAMGGREVGGLANQLAVHLDIDNPEHHAAVADFWQTENLAKENGLTAVDLFNAVESGQVKAVWIMATNPVDSLPEADRVRHALMACDTVVVSDCVASGDTLACADIRLPALGWGEKSGMVTNSERCVSRQRPFVQAPGDAKADWWIITEVARRMGYENAFGYQHEHEIFAEYSALTALAGRYGKRLDLTAAAALSADQYENWQPQQWPLNGGARCFGDGQFSTPDHRARFIVCENPVVHKIGEAFPIILNSGRIRDQWHTMTRTGRAGRLFAHLSEPFTALHPKDIERYRLSEGGFVRLTSKVGDALVRVKSDAGQRPGTAFMPMHWTDQFSRRARVDALVPARLDPHSGQPAFKHTPVNVSDWQPRWHGWLFTAATPPAVEYWARVPVDAFLQAGQVQRYRLAGDADLTEQQLHEWMPEAAQWLALNDPSTGHFRRAALDADGKLIAWLAIGEQLPLCDVEWLASCFADEQDVQPLSILAGQPADAGPDLGPVICSCHQVRQKTIEAHVEEGADSVDAIGQCCKAGTNCGSCIPELKDLLATSTV
- a CDS encoding peroxiredoxin — encoded protein: MKSLKSLFISAQISLAVITVLVAVWLTVSSNPYGVTLLLPAVPLILFLARLFLFPTARTSADLPWVFWPTLLGTVVVLALFAVGKACWLMSTLAVLNLVGVHLYIRWYSRYQQRSIATEVGKPLPGVSFTDLEGKHVTPQAFAGNPVILMFYRGNWCPLCMAQIREIAGQYQFLQEKGVRVALVSPQSHAQSAALAKQFSVEFDFLRDDNNRAAKMLGILDSGGTPAGLEVLGYDSDTSMPTVLILDGEGRLIYQHLTDNYRVRPEPSLFIEVLIEHGLI
- a CDS encoding ion transporter, translated to MESLRLRWRHIIFGTDTPSGQLFDVILIVAILGSVVAVMLDSVASLHKDYGTWLYAAEWFFTLLFTLEYGVRLWVSERPLRYARSFYGIVDLLSIIPTYLSLVVAGSNYLLTIRALRVLRVFRVMKLVKFMGEANQLGLALVRTRRKIAIFMFSVFVVIVIFGSIMYVVEGPKNGFTSIPRSIYWAIVTITTVGYGDISPNTPLGQLIASLAMITGYAIIAVPTGIVTAEISAARTSMQYERECTGCHRHSHDPDARFCKQCGTELPKLSLKGKE
- a CDS encoding FAD-dependent oxidoreductase — translated: MKKLVVIGNGMAAIRLLEEVTRLAPDLYQITVVGEEPFAGYNRVMLSPLLGGGTDETAITTHPHQWYRDRNIRLITGSPVVAIRRHRRQVVTAAGHKLDYDRLVLATGAAPRKLPVEGVELQGVMSFRDLYDVRKLLSLPVARVVVVGGGFLGLEAADALVKQGHDVTLVHSRGHLLNQQLDEAAGHRLQADLEQRGVKFVMQARTASLQGNNQGAVSAVILADGQRLPADYVVQAVGIVPRTELAFQAGLSVNQGVRVDDTLQTFDPAIYAIGECVEHRNRTFGLVAPLYEQAAVCASHLAELGHRRYLFADSATRLKISGIDLVSFGDFEGEGETLQLALPGSYRRLQVVENRIVGMVLYGDVTDAAFYENLWRERTDITSLRQILLMGEAFCKAAGKRGDGEEEIAA